The Christiangramia salexigens genome includes the window TGGAATCTGGAAGCTACATCTCTTGTCATTTCAAGGTGTTGTAACTGGTCCTTACCAACAGGTACAATTTCGGCATCGTATAGTAAGATATCGGCAGCCATCAACATAGGATATGAAAACAGTCCGCTGTTAACATCTTCCAGTCTGTCTGCTTTATCCTTAAAAGAATGTGCAAGTGTAAGCCGCTGGTATGGGAAGAAACAACTCAAATACCAGGAAAGCTCTGTCACTTGTGGAATATCACTTTGTCTGTAAAAGACACTGCGATTAATGTCCAATCCACAGGCAAGCCAGGTAGCAGCAACAGAATAGGTGTTTTGCCTTAAGGTTTCAGCATCCTTAATTTGCGTAAGGGAATGCAGATCGGCAATAAATATGAAGGATTCATTATCAGGCTGATTCGCCATTTCTATCGCTGGCATTATTGCTCCTAATAAGTTTCCTAAATGCGGGGTTCCTGTGCTTTGTACTCCTGTAAGTATTCTGGACATCGACTTTTCTAATTTTGCTGCAAAGGTAATTTTTTTATAGAATTCCCTCGGTTCATTTTATTACTTTTGGCTATTATGAGATTTATCAAATCGGCAGCAGTCCTGTTATGGCGAATATGGTTTTATATTCTGCTGGTTGTTCCTATTCTTATAATGTTACCTTTTCTAATCTTATTTACTTCTTCAGAAAAATTTTATCCGCAATTTTTCGTTTGCGCCCGTATCTGGGCTAAATTCATATTATATGGAATGGGCTTTCGTGTAAAGGCCATTGCGGATGAAACTCCTCAAAAGCACAAAAGCTATATGTTGGTGGCGAACCATGCGTCTATGCTGGACATTATGTTAATGCTCGCCGTTATAAAACAACCCTTCGTTTTTGTTGGCAAAAGAGAGCTAAGTAAAATCCCGATATTCGGATTTTTTTATAGACGAACCTGCATCCTTGTTGACCGAAATAATCAGCGAAGCAAAAGGGCTGCATTTGAAGAGGCTCAAAGAAGGCTAAAACAGGAGAACAGCGTGTGTATTTTTCCTGAAGGAGGAGTACCCGACGATCATTCAATTGTGCTGGATAACTTTAAAGACGGCGCTTTCAGACTGGCTATAGAGCATCAGATCCCCATTGTTCCCATTACCTTTCATGATACCAAGAGGCTTTTTTCTTATAATATTAAATCTGGGGGCCCCGGAAAATTACGGGTTAAAATCCATAATTTTTTGTGTACCAAAGGGCTTGAGCTAGAAGATAGAAGGGTGTTAAGGGAGAAGACGCGGGAGATCATTTTCAATGAACTTCAGAATCCCAGTATAACTTAGAACTTTATACTTAAGCCGGAATATACCCCAAAATTAACCGGACGCACATTGTTTACGTTATTGAAAGTGTTAAGTTGATATTTAAAAATAGGCTCAACATTGATGCTAAACTTGTCATTTAATTTATAATCCATCCCAAATCCAATATTTGTACTAAAGCTGGTATCGTTAATATTGCTGGCTTCCCCAAGATTGGTGGAATTGTTCCCAGAAATAAGGTCTACCGAGTTAGTATTTAGAAAAAGACTACTTCCACCTCCTATAAGATTCAGGCCAAATCTTGAGTCTATCAAAGAAAACTCAATTTCCAGCGGCACTTCAATAAAACCAAACTGCTGATTTATTTTACCCGGTGTGAATACGTTTGTAGATAGAGAATTGTCTGAAGGCAGACTTGTTGGCAGGGGACCTGGCCCAGCGTCACTTCTAATATCCAGATTATCTTCTGTAGGTCTTATATTTTCCAAACTGCTCACAATTGCAGCCGGAGTATAGGAAATACCGGTAATATCGTAGCTCATGTTGATCTTGCTAACTCCTGTTCTGATCTTGATTTTATCAGAAAGTGCATAAGCAAGTTTTACTCCATAGGATATTGTAACTTCAGATGATGATGAGTTAGAGTCAAATTGTGAAGAGATCTCATTTCCGCTACCAATATTTTGATAGACAACTGGAGCTGCGAAGGTTGAAAATCTTAGCTTTTTGAATTTTTCTTTAGCGTCTTTCTCTTCCAGATCTTCAGTAGCCTGCTTATTCTTTTCAAGTTCTACCAGCGCATTATTTTCTTCTGCATTTAAGCTATTTTCAAGACTTTCATTATTTGAGATTTCTGATTGCGCAATCGCAGATAATTTTTGTTTTATGATCTCCACGGCTTCAGTAACAATTCTGGCCTCTTCTCCGGCTTTTGTTTTTGAATTCTTTTTCTTGGCATAGGATACGGCATTATTTTCGGAGGAAGTCTTGTTAGTTCCTTTGGAAAAATTACTACTTCTGGACACCCGATTTCCTGATGGATCTGAAGCTGATGACTTACTCGGGTTGCTGTTCGTTGATGGTTGATGATCTGGGATGTTTGTGATTTTTGATGTAATGCTGTTGTTACTTCCAGGATCAATATTTGTGGAATCTGATGGTTCGCTAGATGTTCGGGAGATGATGTTACTCTCGGATTCCGGATTTTCGAATACAACTTCAGGTTCTCCTGAAAAAGGATCCTGAGTATTGGTAAAGATCAGGCTTGCAAGAATTAAAGCAAGTACAGCGGCTGCACCACCAATCTTGAACCAAAGTGGAATGAAAAATGGTTTTTTGCCATCCCTTTTATCAAGTTCGGCTTCAATATTATCCCATATTTTATCACTCGGATTTTCTTCAAAATCTTTGAATCCTTCCTGAAATATCCGGTCTATGTTTTTCTTTTCTTTCATGATGATTGAGCCGAATTATTTATGTTTTGATACTTTTCTACTTTTTCTTTTAAGGCCTGTCTGGCTCTTGCAAGATTAGATTTCGAGGTTCCTTCACTTATCTTGAGCAGGGCTGCAATTTCTTTGTGTGAATAACCATCCATAACATATAGATTAAATACCTGGCGATATCGCTGAGGTAACTCCTGTATACAGGATAAAAGAAACTTGGCCGGGATATCTTCCTCCACTTCAATCTCTTCGTCTTCCAGCATATCTTCGTTGGATAGGCCGTATACCTTTTGTTCTCTATGTTTTTGAAGAGAGGTGTTAATCATGATCCTCTTCATCCAGCCTTCAAAAGACCCCTCATTATTAAATTGTCCTATTTTATTGAAAATGGTAATGAAACCATCTTGTAGGTTGTCTTCTGCCTGTTGGTAACTGTCTGAATACTTTAAACAAAGACCAAAAAGCTTTGCCGAATAAATTCGGTAAAGCTGTTCTTGTGCAGTTCTATCCTGATTTTTGCACTGCTGAATAAGTGTCTTCAGACCAACTATTGGCACTATTTTTTAGAATTAGTTTTGTACAGTTTCTGTTTCCTTTACAGGAATAGTTATAGTTTCATATTCGGGTTCATCTGCGGAATTTACTCCTACCCAAAAATAAAATGTATAGTCTTCATCATCATCTATCAGTATAGAGAACTTACTGGTTCCGGTGTTTCCTTCTGAAGTGGGGTCACAACTAGAGCTAGCTTTTACCTGGCTAATTGCAGCCACATAGATCTGTCTTCTTTTTTCGTTATCAGAACCGGATCTTTTTGCATCTATACCTGCAAAGGCATGGCAGGTGGTTGGTAATTTATAATTCACATTCACCTCGTAAGTCTTACCAAAAATAAATTCTTCTGGTAGATCATTGCCTGTGATACCGGCTAATTCAAAATTTACTTTCTCAGTGTCATTGTCAATGGAGCAACCGGTTAAAATAAGTGATGAAATTAATACAAAAAACAACTTCTTCATAAAACGACATTTTTGCTTTCATAAATAAGATGCCGTTTTTTAAGAAAGGTTGCGTAGGGAGCAAAAAAAATCCCCGAGTGGGGATTTTAATTTATTCTTTAGCGATCTTGATCGCCTCCTTGATCTTGACTTCGAGTTCCTCCATCAGATCTGGGTTATCTTTTAAAAGGGTTTTAACTGCATCCCTTCCTTGTCCAAGTTTGGTATCCTCATAACTAAACCAGGATCCACTCTTTTTAACGATCTCATAATCCACTCCTATATCTATGATCTCACCGATCTTGGAAACTCCTTCACCGTACATGATGTCAAATTCGGCAGTCTTAAATGGTGGAGCTACTTTATTCTTTACCACTTTAACTCTGGTCTTGTTACCCATAACGTTGTTAGCGCTATCCTTAATCTGTGTGGATCTTCTAATATCAAGTCTTACAGATGCATAGAATTTAAGGGCATTACCACCTGTAGTTGTTTCAGGGTTTCCAAACATTACACCTATCTTCTCCCTTAACTGGTTGATGAAGATCACGGTACAATTTGTCTTACTGATAGAAGAAGTTAACTTTCTTAAAGCCTGAGACATCAAACGTGCGTGAAGGCCCATTTTTGAGTCACCCATCTCACCTTCGATCTCACTCTTTGGTGTAAGTGCTGCAACCGAGTCTATCACAATAATATCTATCGCTCCGGAACGGATCAAATTATCTGTAATTTCCAGTGCCTGCTCACCGTTATCCGGTTGAGAAATAATAAGGTTATCTATATCAACATTGAGTTTTTCAGCATAAAACCTGTCAAAA containing:
- the trpS gene encoding tryptophan--tRNA ligase gives rise to the protein MSRILTGVQSTGTPHLGNLLGAIMPAIEMANQPDNESFIFIADLHSLTQIKDAETLRQNTYSVAATWLACGLDINRSVFYRQSDIPQVTELSWYLSCFFPYQRLTLAHSFKDKADRLEDVNSGLFSYPMLMAADILLYDAEIVPVGKDQLQHLEMTRDVASRFHAKMGEVFVLPEAKVQKDTMYVPGTDGEKMSKSKDNTINIFQTDKKLRKQIMGIQTDSTPLEDPKDTETCNVFALYKLLGNDDQVAELRKNYEAGGFGYGHAKQALFELIKEKFAEPREKYEYYINNLEEVDKALEKGAEKARSVANDVLKKVRKKAGY
- a CDS encoding lysophospholipid acyltransferase family protein, giving the protein MRFIKSAAVLLWRIWFYILLVVPILIMLPFLILFTSSEKFYPQFFVCARIWAKFILYGMGFRVKAIADETPQKHKSYMLVANHASMLDIMLMLAVIKQPFVFVGKRELSKIPIFGFFYRRTCILVDRNNQRSKRAAFEEAQRRLKQENSVCIFPEGGVPDDHSIVLDNFKDGAFRLAIEHQIPIVPITFHDTKRLFSYNIKSGGPGKLRVKIHNFLCTKGLELEDRRVLREKTREIIFNELQNPSIT
- a CDS encoding RNA polymerase sigma factor — protein: MVGLKTLIQQCKNQDRTAQEQLYRIYSAKLFGLCLKYSDSYQQAEDNLQDGFITIFNKIGQFNNEGSFEGWMKRIMINTSLQKHREQKVYGLSNEDMLEDEEIEVEEDIPAKFLLSCIQELPQRYRQVFNLYVMDGYSHKEIAALLKISEGTSKSNLARARQALKEKVEKYQNINNSAQSS
- a CDS encoding membrane lipoprotein lipid attachment site-containing protein — translated: MKKLFFVLISSLILTGCSIDNDTEKVNFELAGITGNDLPEEFIFGKTYEVNVNYKLPTTCHAFAGIDAKRSGSDNEKRRQIYVAAISQVKASSSCDPTSEGNTGTSKFSILIDDDEDYTFYFWVGVNSADEPEYETITIPVKETETVQN
- the recA gene encoding recombinase RecA — encoded protein: MSNDKEKDAKLKALKLTLDKMDKTYGKGTVMKMSDQAVADVDAISTGSLGLDLAMGVGGYPRGRVIEIYGPESSGKTTLTLHAIAEAQKKGGIAAFIDAEHAFDRFYAEKLNVDIDNLIISQPDNGEQALEITDNLIRSGAIDIIVIDSVAALTPKSEIEGEMGDSKMGLHARLMSQALRKLTSSISKTNCTVIFINQLREKIGVMFGNPETTTGGNALKFYASVRLDIRRSTQIKDSANNVMGNKTRVKVVKNKVAPPFKTAEFDIMYGEGVSKIGEIIDIGVDYEIVKKSGSWFSYEDTKLGQGRDAVKTLLKDNPDLMEELEVKIKEAIKIAKE